The sequence ATGCCCATTACTAACTATTCGCAGTTAATGCGTTTTTCGGATATGTGCGGTACCGAGATTCCGCGTTGGATTCGCCTAAAGCTTGCCGCTTACGGTGATGATACCGAGTCGATACGCGCATTTGGTCTTGATGTGGTGACGCAGTTATGTGAGCGCTTGCTTGCTGGCGGTGCACCGGGTTTGCATTTTTACACACTTAACAATGCTGCGGCTACGACTGCAATCTGGCAGCGCCTGAAGTAAATTTTTCGGAACCTGCTGTGCTCCGCACCAGCGTGCGATTGGGCTTCTTGGTAGAACCTTGAGGGTACGGTTCCGAAAAAAGTCTAATGCGTTATTTGACGTATTATTTAACGCATTCTCTGACACATTAATCATTCTTAAAAGCAAGCGCTCTCCGTAAAAATCCGGTCCAAAGCGATATCGTGATGCGCGCCATCAAAGCCCACCAATCCAGCTGAATAGCCAATGCCAAGTGCGATTGGTCGTGGTTCTATTGCGAGGGTGCGATCATAAAATCCACCGCCATAACCGAGGCGTAGCCGTTGCGCGTTAAAGCCGACGCACGGTATCAATAGCGCCCTTGGAATGACTACTTCTCCGTTCGCCGGGATTGCCACACCAAAGCTGTCTTTGATCATGGCTTCACCTGGTTGCCATCGGATGAACTGAAGCGGCGCATTTTTGCCAACGACGACTGGCAACGCCAACTGCACACCGCGTGCGATCAATGTCTTATAGGCTGGTCGCAAATCCGGTTCGTCGCGTATCGGCCAATAGACGCCTAGTACGCCCGATACCGGAAATCTGCCCGATGTGACTTCAGAATTGCCGTCTGATAAGGCCGTTGCCCAGTCGATAACCCGTTCGCCAATGGCAGTATCGAACGTTAGGCGCTGATCTGCTGAAATGGCTTTACGCGCAGCCAGCAGCGCGATGCGTAAAAGTCCCTTTTCGGCAACGTTTTCATGGCCCGAATCAGACGCATCACATGCTATGCTTGGGTTGGTCATTGGTACTCGCAGATTGAGGGTTGTTAAGGTATGTATAGAGCAAAATTCGCAACAAAATGGGTAGTTAGTGTAATGTTTTCGGCTGCGGCATCGGTGGCGATAGTGCCAGCGGCCACGGCACAAACGAACTCCACAACCACTCTTGGCAATGTCAGTAACGTTGG is a genomic window of Glaciimonas sp. CA11.2 containing:
- a CDS encoding 5-formyltetrahydrofolate cyclo-ligase, with protein sequence MTNPSIACDASDSGHENVAEKGLLRIALLAARKAISADQRLTFDTAIGERVIDWATALSDGNSEVTSGRFPVSGVLGVYWPIRDEPDLRPAYKTLIARGVQLALPVVVGKNAPLQFIRWQPGEAMIKDSFGVAIPANGEVVIPRALLIPCVGFNAQRLRLGYGGGFYDRTLAIEPRPIALGIGYSAGLVGFDGAHHDIALDRIFTESACF